DNA from Kryptolebias marmoratus isolate JLee-2015 linkage group LG15, ASM164957v2, whole genome shotgun sequence:
NNNNNNNNNNNNNNNNNNNNNNNNNNNNNNNNNNNNNNNNNNNNNNNNNNNNNNNNNNNNNNNNNNNNNNNNNNNNNNNNNNNNNNNNNNNNNNNNNNNNNNNNNNNNNNNNNNNNNNNNNNNNNNNNNNNNNNNNNNNNNNNNNNNNNNNNNNNNNNNNNNNNNNNNNNNNNNNNNNNNNNNNNNNNNNNNNNNNNNNNNNNNNNNNNNNNNNNNNNNNNNNNNNNNNNNNNNNNNNNNNNNNNNNNNACAGAACATGCACACAGAACCTGCACACAGAACATGCACACAGAACCTGCACACAGAACATGCACACAGAACATGCACACAGAACCTGCAAGACAGAACCTGCACACAGAACATGCACACAGAACATGCACACAGAACATGCACACAGAACCTGCACACAGAACCTGCACACAGAACATGCACACAGAACATGCACACAGAACCTGCACACAGAACCTGCAAGACAGAACCTGCAGACAGAACCTGCAGACAGAACCTGCAGACAGAACATGCAGACAGAACATGCAGACAGAACCTACAGACTTCAGTTCTTCAGAACTCACATGAGGTTCACAGCCACCCCCACGGCTGCAGTGATCAGCATGATGTCTCCATCGATGTCAAAGTTCTGGTGGATGGTCCTCTGGACCGCCTCGTAGAGAAGAACCGCCGTCAGGACGTAGATGAGCAGAACGCTGAGAACCGCAGACACCACCTCtacaagaacagaaaaatgaaactccTGATTCACTGTCATCATAAGTACTCCAGAACTTCTCCAGAACTCTTCCTACAGAGTCCACTGCTGTCTAACGCAGGTAAGTTACTGATTACTCGTCAGCACTCCACCGAACGAGTTTAAAGGAGGTCTGATGTTCTGAGAGGTTTGActtctgctggaggactgatgggttcctctcagaggtcagaggtcacacagccaaactctcactgacttccattggatctgagcttcaaacaggaagtgaaggctctttttacctcttcatatctcctccataaaccctgtagaaccatcaaTCTGAACCTGTGGGACCAGGAAGTCCTGGTtctcttcttctacagtttctGCACCAAAACGTCGGCCATTTTGTCAGCTGagattattagaaaataaagctcatactcttcaaaataagagcccGGCTCTGTGCAGCTGTTGGACTCCTCCCTCCAACGTTTCTGCTGATGGTTTCTCAGTTTGTTTGGCGTTCTGGaattcttttgtaaataaacttcaTTTAATCAGTAACGGGTCGATAAAAGTcaggaaactgttttattacatCGTAATGACAGTCAGAAAGTTCAAACTCCTTTTTATGGGAATATAAAGTTTATGATGAGAACAGAACCTGAGTCACATCTTGTTCTGAAAAGTTTACGActatttgtttgagttttggtAAAACATCACGAGCGTCACAGAAACAGTCAGACTTTAACAGCTGAAAACAAGTTTACTGCAGGGAAGGAAAATGAaatgagatttgtttttagttgttgaACGCAGCGTGATGATGAGTCTGATCTGAGACTTTCTGTTCTGCTCTCAAAGTGATTAACCTGCAGAAAAACCACACGCTGTTCTTCCTGGCTGCAAACCAAACACAGGATGCTGACACAGGACGCGCGAGTGTGTGCGTCTGCAGGCATCTGAAACTCACCGAGGCGATGCAGGCCGAAGGTGAACCTTTTGGTTGGAGGTTTGGTGGAGAGCCAGAGGGCGAGCAGCGAGAAGAGGATCCCCACCACGTCTGTTAGCATGTGAACGGCGTCCGTCATGATGGCTAAACTGTTCGACACGTAACCACCTGAAGGAACAACGAGAAGATTCAAACCAACTTCAACTACTtctgcttaaataaaaacattcggctcattcgggagatgggtgctgtgactgGTAGCAACTTTTATACTTCTAATCTTtagttacaaatattttcctcacagTAAGACTTTAGgatcttttatttcctttaaaacatgctgtcttctgctacttttagcttcagctcagcagttttccacagaaaactgccagtaaactaaattaaaaatctattataaagtaagtaagtaagctttatttctatagcactttTCACAGACCAGGGtcacaaagtgctgcacaaatgtaaaataagataaattaaaacaacatacaaacaataaaacacaatattacACTAAAAAGCAATCTTAAAAAAGTGGGTCTTAagttgtttcctgaaagtgtcaACACAATGTAAAGATCGAATAGTGCAAGGTAGCTCATTCCACAGGCGCGGCGCCACAGCTTTGAAAGATCTATATCCTCGAGTCTTGAAGAAGGTCCGAGGAACCATCAGCAAGTTCAAATTGGACGACCTGAGGCTCCTAGTCGGAAAATAAGGCTGGATGAGGTTTTTAATGTAGTTTGGCGTTTGTCCATGAAGAGCTCTAAAAGTCAGTACCAGGATTTTGTAGTGCATCCTGTAAGATACTGGCAGCCAGTGCAAGCTTTTAAGGATGGGTGTAATATGTTCCCTCCTGTGGGTGCGAGTGAGCAGGCGTGCAGCAGAGTTTTGTACTACCTGCAGACGCATTAACTCCCTCTTGTTAAGACATGTGAACAGACTGTTACAATAATCCAGTCTCGATGAGACAAAAgcatgataataataataatttattataataaaataagtttgtaATGTGAATTGATTGCTTCCTGTTTTCtatcatttattaaataaaacgaGCTGTCGACCGTCACCTCGGGGACAGGTACGCCCAGACACTGAGGGAATTACTGTAAAGACTGGAAAAGCTGCGCAGTTAAACACATTCAGTCTACGTGAGTCCAGATGAGACTCGGTCTGGGTCCAGATCTGTTTGGGGACAAtaacagagaataaaaacagaaactaaccaGCCTTGTTTCTacccacacaaaacaaatgtgggcaggaaaacaaaagtataTTTTTCAACTTGTGcccaaaacaaacattgttctgGTCGTACATGAGGGACGTCCCTGCTGGACAACCTGTCCATGAGACACTGTTTGGTTGGGGAGGACAGGAGTGTTGGACTGTAAACGTctccacaaacaggaagtgaaacgaAGCAGAGATGAAGAGCAGGAACGGAACAGAGGAACTGATCCTCTGCGACAGACAACAAACTAAACCTTCAgctaaagaaaacacagagcCATGCTGAATTAGCCcaatgctagctgaaagctaaatgtagcataaaagacaaaaacaggccGCTGAAGAAGGAACTGCAGTGATTCCCTCTGAGCTTCTACGAGGAAATGTCTGCAAATttagttacatatttttaaaagtttaaacgttacaaacaaaaagctacaGCAGCtatcagctgaaggttttaataaataatcagctgaaaaagaacaaagtgaGAACAGGACGAGAAGAGCGGCTGACTCagcgctgctcctcctccaggtCAGTGGGTTAGTTACTCAGTCAACATTAGTTACTGTTTAACCAGCTGAGGACCACCAGGCTGCAGCTGACAGCTGAAGAAACAGCTGACAGCTAAATCAGAGCgtgtgttgggatgactctcagctactaccacacctagtcacagctcaacatctgtaaacatgtcagcagctgtggcagccattcaAACCCCGCTGTCCTCAggctcaggagatattttgctaacagacactgaCAGGTAGAGGAGACTCACCTATGATTTCACCTGTCATGAATAGGAAGTAGAGCAGAGCAGCGATGATCAGCCTCTTCATCACCCGGCGGTGCCGGATCCGCTCCCTCCGCCGGCTGCAGCTCTCACAGGGGTCCATGTTCACCCCGGGGGGCCCGGCAGACGGGTCCAGCAGGGagtcgtcgtcctcctcctcctcggcggACACCAGCACCGTGTTGACCGGCGCTCCGTTGGCCGGAGCCCCGGCGGAGTAGTCGGACATCTCCCCGGACACCACCACCTTCAGCTGGCTGAACTTCGGGCTGTCGTCGTCCTCCAGCTCGGCGGAGAAGTCGAAGGGCGCCGTGTCGCTCAGGTCCCAATCGGTCCGGTCCCTCCTGAAGGCGGACCGAACCCTTCCGAACAGCTTCCCGCCCGACATGGTTAATGTTTCCGTCTGAAAGTCCTGCGGGTGCTCACTCACATCTTTGCTCCACCGTGGTTCTGACAACAAGAAGCAAGAAAAAACATCGTTTAGCTCAGCAGTTCCAGAACCGGGTCTCAGACCGGTACCAGGTCTGGACCCAACATGAAAGCGAAACTTTGAGTCCAGCAgtcatgtaaacaaactttgGCTAACCGGTACCGAGCTCAGCTGTGAATAAAGCCGTAAAACCAGCCTCCCCCGCAGATTCACGCTCTCATCCCGCTGCCCGACGGACAGCTGTAATTACCGGAGGAAACACACCGACCTTAGCCCAGCACAGTTCTGGTTCCGACCCGCTGAGCCGCAGAAGAACCAGGCGAGACGACGGAAGCCGGAAGTAGCGGATCGAGCGGAAGGAGCGCCCCCCGCAGGCGGGAAGGAAGAGGAGGTTCGGGTCAAAGTTAAGGAATAAAAACCCACCTGAGAGGTTCTGTTCCGCGGAGGGCTCATCTTTTCGGTTCTGTGTCCAAACTTTCTGGTAAATACGATTTGTGGCGTTTATTTATCTGATGTCAAGAAATAAAACGCTTCTGTACggtgggaggaggaggcggggcttACCGCACCACGTGACAAGTGttttcaataaactttattgacaTTATATATACTtacaacaaacataaacaaagaaagcagaatGTCATAAAATACACAGGCAATTGACAAGCTGTTAAAAGGGAAAGTTTGACAATAAATTCACGTTAACATATAAAAAAGAGACGCCTTAATCATTTCCAACCTCCTCGAACAacgtttttatttctcagaaagCCCTGTGCGGAAAATAATTAGTTCTTTGTGAAACACTCTGGGGTTTGGTTGTATTTAGGTATTTGTTTTATAAGTAAAAAGGGTTTTTAAGGATG
Protein-coding regions in this window:
- the slc30a4 gene encoding zinc transporter 4 yields the protein MSGGKLFGRVRSAFRRDRTDWDLSDTAPFDFSAELEDDDSPKFSQLKVVVSGEMSDYSAGAPANGAPVNTVLVSAEEEEDDDSLLDPSAGPPGVNMDPCESCSRRRERIRHRRVMKRLIIAALLYFLFMTGEIIGGYVSNSLAIMTDAVHMLTDVVGILFSLLALWLSTKPPTKRFTFGLHRLEVVSAVLSVLLIYVLTAVLLYEAVQRTIHQNFDIDGDIMLITAAVGVAVNLIMGFLLNQGGHLHSHGHGHSHGAAAPAGPAGSGQQRPHGSLAVRAAFIHALGDLLQSVGVLIAAYIVRFKPELKLADPICTYIFSVLVLFTTVRIIRDTVTIVLEGVPKHVDIRRLEEDLLKLEDVHSVDELNVWALTADKTAALVHLQLTPSSADSWEDVQAKARHLLLHTYGLSRCTVQVQTHRQRALRSCTTCQQPST